CCAGTTCCAACGCTCCACCGACCTGCTGCTACAAAAGGCACCATTTCAACGCCTGGTCCGTGAGGTGTCTGGTGCCCAAAAGGAGGGTCTGCGCTTCCAGAGTAGCGCTATTCTCGCCGCACAGGAAGCGACTGAGTCGTACATTGTGTCGCTGCTTGCCGATACCAACCGCGCATGCATTCACAGTGGGCGTGTGACAATCCAACCAAAGGACATTCACCTTGCCCTCTGCCTACGCGGTGAACGTGCATAAGAAGGTACAGAAATGCGTAattgagtgagtgagtatgAATATGAgtaggtgtgtgtgtatgtatgtatgtatgcgtgAGGGTCAGGGTTGAGACAAATATTCAGattagagaaagaaagaaagaaagagagagcacTGCAAAGCATGCatgcatgtatatgtatatatatgtgtgtatgtttatgtgcatgaccttctttctctttccccttctcctctctGTTGCTCTCCTCTACGTTCCACTTGCATGCATAACACATACTTCCTTCTTGTAACTGCTCCCTTTCTCTCATTACACTGTGTagcctttactttctttcccctcttcccctcaCTACAAAGACACTGTGTGTCCGACCCTCCTAACTTGCTCCTACTCACAGCGGTTTCCAGTCGCATTAGCCATCGTCACACGGTACCACACAATGATGCCTTGTGatttgttttgccttttgctACTATTCATCGGAGGCCGTGCGTGGCGTGCGCGGATTGTTGTGCAGGTGTACCTGCCGGCGTGTCCCCGCTGCGCGGTTGGGGAAGAGACAAGTTTAGGGGGCTGTTGTGACACAGTTAGATTTTCCACGTCACCTCCAGCGGTGCGGATGCCTCCACTTCAGGTGTGGTTCCCCATTCCCCcgtatatctttctttctttcttttcgtctgcTCATTCCACTCTGGGTGCAATATCCGGGAGTGTGGAATAAGAGTTGAGATTGGGGTTAAGATGAGGGTAAAGGGGAGTGGAGGGGCGACGTGGGAGAGACGGATGGCcagatggaaagggaaagaaaggtgtgAAAGTGTGGAGGTAACGAGATATTGGGTGAGGGTGACTGATAGAGGACAGCATCTGTGAATGTGTGGTTACTCTTCTCCCCTTTATCCCTAgcctcttccactttccaacttccctcctctgcctcctctcacccttttgtttttgtatttcccttttattttacattttcacCCCACCATCAGCATCCTTTCACTGGCTTTGTACCACCGCTTCCTTCTTAGTAGCGGTTCTTTTGCACAACCGCATGCACACATACATCCCTTTGAATGTCATACCtccctcctctctctttctcttttttttttctgttacatCTCATACTAGAAAGCTAAAAAGCTACTTTACCACAACTCTCAAACCAAGCAACAAACTAAAAGACATGTCGAGGACCAAGGAAACCGCCAGGACGAAGAAGACCATCACCTCCAAGAAGAGCAAGAAGGCCTCAAAGGGTTCTGATGCCGCATCTGGCGTAAAGACCGCCCAACGCCGCTGGAGGCCCGGCACCGTGGCACTCCGTGAAATCCGCCAGTTCCAACGCTCCACCGACCTGCTGCTACAAAAGGCACCATTTCAACGCCTGGTCCGTGAGGTGTCTGGTGCCCAAAAGGAGGGTCTGCGCTTCCAGAGTAGCGCTATTCTCGCCGCACAGGAAGCGACTGAGTCGTACATTGTGTCGCTGCTTGCCGATACCAACCGCGCATGCATTCACAGTGGGCGTGTGACAATCCAACCAAAGGACATTCACCTTGCCCTCTGCCTACGCGGTGAACGTGCATAAGAAGGTACAGAAATGCGTAattgagtgagtgagtatgAATATGagtaggtgtgtgtgtgtgtatgtatgtatgcgtgAGGGTCAGGGTTGAGACAAATATTCAGattagagaaagaaagaaagagagagagagcactGCAAAGCATGCatgcatgtatatgtatatatgtgtgtatgtttatgtgcatgaccttctttctctttccccttctcctctctGTTGCTCTCCTCTACGTTCCACTTGCATGCATAGCACATACTTCCTTCTTGTAACTGCTCCCTTTCTCTCATTACACTGTGTagcctttactttctttcccctcttcccctcaCTACAAAGACACTGTGTGTCCGACCCTCCTAACTTGCTCCTGCTCACAGCGGTTTCCAGTCGCATTAGCCATCGTCACACGGTACCACACAATGATGCCTTGTGatttgttttgccttttgctACTATTCATCGGAGGCCGTGCGTGGCGTGCGCGGATTGTTGTGCAGGTGTACCTGCCGGCGTGTCCCCGCTGCGCGGTTGGGGAAGAGACAAGTTTAGGGGGCTGTTGTGACACAGTTAGATTTTCCACGTCACCTCCAGCGGTGCGGATGCCTCCACTTCAGGTGTGGTTCCCCATTCCCCcgtatatctttctttctttcttttcgtctgcTCATTCCACTCTGGGTGCAATATCCGGGAGTGTGGAATAAGAGTTGAGATTGGGGTTAAGATGAGGGTAAAGGGGAGTGGAGGGGCGACGTGGGAGAGACGGATGGCcagatggaaagggaaagaaaggtgtgAAAGTGTGGAGGTAACGAGATATTGGGTGAGGGTGACTGATAGAGGACAGCATCTGTGAATGTGTGGTTACTCTTCTCCCCTTTATCCCTAgcctcttccactttccaacttccctcctctgcctcctctcacccttttgtttttgtatttcccttttattttacattttcacCCCACCATCAGCATCCTTTCACTGGCTTTGTACCACCGCTTCCTTCTTAGTAGCGGTTCTTTTGCACAACCGCATGCACACATACATCCCTTTGAATGTCATACCtccctcctctctctttctcttttttttttctgttacatCTCATACTAGAAAGCTAAAAAGCTACTTTACCACAACTCTCAAACCAAGCAACAAACTAAAAGACATGTCGAGGACCAAGGAAACCGCCAGGACGAAGAAGACCATCACCTCCAAGAAGAGCAAGAAGGCCTCAAAGGGTTCTGATGCCGCATCTGGCGTAAAGACCGCCCAACGCCGCTGGAGGCCCGGCACCGTGGCACTCCGTGAAATCCGCCAGTTCCAACGCTCCACCGACCTGCTGCTACAAAAGGCACCATTTCAACGCCTGGTCCGTGAGGTGTCTGGTGCCCAAAAGGAGGGTCTGCGCTTCCAGAGTAGCGCTATTCTCGCCGCACAGGAAGCGACTGAGTCGTACATTGTGTCGCTGCTTGCCGATACCAACCGCGCATGCATTCACAGTGGGCGTGTGACAATCCAACCAAAGGACATTCACCTTGCCCTCTGCCTACGCGGTGAACGTGCATAAGAAGGTACAGAAATGCGTAattgagtgagtgagtatgAATATGAgtaggtgtgtgtgtatgtatgtatgtatgcgtgAGGGTCAGGGTTGAGACAAATATTCAGattagagaaagaaagaaagaaagagagagcacTGCAAAGCATGCatgcatgtatatgtatatatatgtgtatgtttatgtgcatgaccttctttctctttccccttctcctctctGTTGCTCTCCTCTACGTTCCACTTGCATGCATAACACATACTTCCTTCTTGTAACTGCTCCCTTTCTCTCATTACACTGTGTagcctttactttctttcccctcttcccctcaCTACAAAGACACTGTGTGTCCGACCCTCCTAACTTGCTCCTACTCACAGCGGTTTCCAGTCGCATTAGCCATCGTCACACGGTACCACACAATGATGCCTTGTGatttgttttgccttttgctACTGTTCATCGGAGGCCGTGCGTGGCGTGCGCGGATTGTTGTGCAGGTGTACCTGCCGGCGTGTCCCCGCTGCGCGGTTGGGGAAGAGACAAGTTTAGGGGGCTGTTGTGACACAGTTAGATTTTCCACGTCACCTCCAGCGGTGCGGATGCCTCCACTTCAGGTGTGGTTCCCCATTCCCCcgtatatctttctttctttcttttcgtctgcTCATTCCACTCTGGGTGCAATATCCGGGAGTGTGGAATAAGAGTTGAGATTGGGGTTAAGATGAGGGTAAAGGGGAGTGGAGGGGCGACGTGGGAGAGACGGATGGCcagatggaaagggaaagaaaggtgtgAAAGTGTGGAGGTAACGAGATATTGGGTGAGGGTGACTGATAGAGGACAGCATCTGTGAATGTGTGGTTACTCTTCTCCCCTTTATCCCTAgcctcttccactttccaacttccctcctctgcctcctctcacccttttgtttttgtatttcccttttaatttacaccttttttttatttacactttttgtatgatgtttttttttttttgctgttatcccttttcttttttttttgtattgaaGTATTGATTTTTAGTGTCGTGAGTATGGAGGCCAAAGCTGAGGGTTTTTGTAGTTTTCTTGTGGGGTTGAGTGGGGCTCCTGTGAATTCGAAGGAACTTAAATCAGCTTTGGAAAAGGGGGATATGAAGGCACGTGCGTCCGCTCTTGAGGCATTGATCCGGATGCATCTTAACGGCGAACCGCAAAATCATATGATCATGACTGTAATCAAGTTTATCACTCCGCTTGATGATCATTATATTAAGAAGCTTGTTTTATATTTCTGGGAAGTGGTAGACAAAACCGATGCGAGTGGTAAGCTGCTGAGTGAAATGATTCTTATTTGCTCGTTTCTGCGAGAGGACCTGCTTCATCCCAATGAGTACATCCGGGGCCTTGCGTTGCGGTTCATGTgcaaagtaaaggaaagggagctGGTGGAACCGCTTGTGTCGTCGGTGGTGCAGAATTTAACGCACCGTGTTACATATGTGCGCAGAAATGCTGTTCTCGCCGTGCATAGGATCTTTAAGAGGTTCCCCGAGTTGCTCCCGGATGCAGCTGAGCTTGTCGAGAAGTTTATTAGCGAGGAAAACGACGTATCGGCCAGTAGGAACGCGTTTGAAATGTTGGTGGAATGTTCGCCCGATCGGGTTGTAAAGTTTTTGGCAGAGTTGCGGGAGTCAAAGAATTTGGAGAGTCTGGGAGCGACCTTGCAAATGTCCATTGTGGATTTTGCAGGGCACATGATACGGGCGAATCCTTATGACAAAGGGAGATATGTTACGGTACTCTTTAGCATACTTCAATCAAACAATCCAGCGGTGCGCTATCAGTGTGCCTCAACGCTTCTAAGCATCTCAACTTCCCCAACAGCTATTCGCCAGGCGGCGTTAACGTTTATTGATTTGCTCAAGACGCACACTGATATCAGTGTGCGTCTGATTGTGGTGGATCAGCTCGATGCAATGCGGGAGAGGTTCAGCAAGATTCTACAGGATTCTCTGCTAGACATTTTGAGCGTTCTGGCCAACGGCACGATGGAAATTCGAAAGCGGATAGTAACACTTGGAGTGGAGCTCGTCTCCAATCAAAACAGTGAGGTGTTCGTGCAGGCGATTAAGAAGGAACTTTACTGGGTTAAAAATGAGTGTGATGTTGATGACAAAGAGTCTTTGCTCGAGTACAAGAAGTTATTGATACGCGCTACCCGCACAGCGGTGGCTCGGCGGCCGCACATGGCATCAGCAGTGATACCTTTGGTCCTGGAGTACCTGTATGAGGAAGATGACTCGGGGTTTGAAGTCGTTTCTCTCATTCGAGAAGTTCTGCAGTTACAACCTTCGCTACGTAGCGAAACATTGAGACAGCTCAGGCAGACGCTCCGTATGATTCGGTGCCCATCAGTAATTCGCACGGTGTTGTGGTTGCTCGGCACACATGTGACATCAGCAGACGACGCATTGGAGGTTATCAGACTCCTCATCAATACTTTGGAACCATTACCCCTAGAGCCCACCGTTAAAGAACAGATGAAACAACAAGAGGACTTCGACAGTCACAAGGGGGGGCAACAGAAGCCCCGTATGCAGATGACCACGATCGTGCAGGAAGATGGCACGTACGTGATGTCGTCTGTACCCTCCAATAAAACTCAGGAAGACGCGGAGGGTAATGATTCGAACT
This region of Trypanosoma brucei brucei TREU927 chromosome 1, complete sequence genomic DNA includes:
- a CDS encoding histone H3, putative; the encoded protein is MSRTKETARTKKTITSKKSKKASKGSDAASGVKTAQRRWRPGTVALREIRQFQRSTDLLLQKAPFQRLVREVSGAQKEGLRFQSSAILAAQEATESYIVSLLADTNRACIHSGRVTIQPKDIHLALCLRGERA
- a CDS encoding hypothetical protein, unlikely (GPI-Anchor Signal predicted for Tb927.1.2520 by DGPI v2.04, no cleavage site predicted) gives rise to the protein MPCDLFCLLLLFIGGRAWRARIVVQVYLPACPRCAVGEETSLGGCCDTVRFSTSPPAVRMPPLQVWFPIPPYIFLSFFSSAHSTLGAISGSVE
- a CDS encoding histone H3, putative — encoded protein: MSRTKETARTKKTITSKKSKKASKGSDAASGVKTAQRRWRPGTVALREIRQFQRSTDLLLQKAPFQRLVREVSGAQKEGLRFQSSAILAAQEATESYIVSLLADTNRACIHSGRVTIQPKDIHLALCLRGERA
- a CDS encoding hypothetical protein (GPI-Anchor Signal predicted for Tb927.1.2540 by DGPI v2.04, no cleavage site predicted), whose protein sequence is MMPCDLFCLLLLFIGGRAWRARIVVQVYLPACPRCAVGEETSLGGCCDTVRFSTSPPAVRMPPLQVWFPIPPYIFLSFFSSAHSTLGAISGSVE
- a CDS encoding hypothetical protein, unlikely (GPI-Anchor Signal predicted for Tb927.1.2560 by DGPI v2.04, no cleavage site predicted) yields the protein MMPCDLFCLLLLFIGGRAWRARIVVQVYLPACPRCAVGEETSLGGCCDTVRFSTSPPAVRMPPLQVWFPIPPYIFLSFFSSAHSTLGAISGSVE
- the beta-coP gene encoding coatomer beta subunit, whose amino-acid sequence is MEAKAEGFCSFLVGLSGAPVNSKELKSALEKGDMKARASALEALIRMHLNGEPQNHMIMTVIKFITPLDDHYIKKLVLYFWEVVDKTDASGKLLSEMILICSFLREDLLHPNEYIRGLALRFMCKVKERELVEPLVSSVVQNLTHRVTYVRRNAVLAVHRIFKRFPELLPDAAELVEKFISEENDVSASRNAFEMLVECSPDRVVKFLAELRESKNLESLGATLQMSIVDFAGHMIRANPYDKGRYVTVLFSILQSNNPAVRYQCASTLLSISTSPTAIRQAALTFIDLLKTHTDISVRLIVVDQLDAMRERFSKILQDSLLDILSVLANGTMEIRKRIVTLGVELVSNQNSEVFVQAIKKELYWVKNECDVDDKESLLEYKKLLIRATRTAVARRPHMASAVIPLVLEYLYEEDDSGFEVVSLIREVLQLQPSLRSETLRQLRQTLRMIRCPSVIRTVLWLLGTHVTSADDALEVIRLLINTLEPLPLEPTVKEQMKQQEDFDSHKGGQQKPRMQMTTIVQEDGTYVMSSVPSNKTQEDAEGNDSNCGLRGVLTGGKFFIAAPLASTLSKLIIRLFNHHSSGVDESTMKEAQNSAIMLLNEVLRFCTMDGAAGMIDDATHEQIRLALLNITNPRSPLLATFVEDSSKALDSLTNKVGSIAGGDGFDFNKRNNDNVVGRTSFDEQQVALCSVDTPVMFTQIMEGKGSLLELEAVDDLGSVVANASIEKTEEFLIKLEKTVPLSGFCDPLYCEASVTVHQFDITVDWYIANCTANVLRDVSIELTPLGSMKLCERPQVHTIQPHGSVRIRTALKVGSPETGVICASVLYEGPQNERGCVVLNNVRVDIMNYVRPAKCSASEFRDKWCKYDWENAVAIRTEKTDMREYVEYVMQGTNTRLLEPYPEEDDEVVSAFDGKGDNGHRYVSCNMYARTLFGDDALLNVSIERDAEGKLSGMVRVRANKRPVAYGFGEKLNILNRRIVS